The uncultured Pseudodesulfovibrio sp. genome includes a region encoding these proteins:
- a CDS encoding aminotransferase class V-fold PLP-dependent enzyme translates to MSKPNFAPLKLFITGPTYIRQDVKEAALLPEFGHRDTENDLRCVPIRENLRKLAGCGDDFEPILCLGSGSTAMETSVRSLVADGETILNVSVGAFGDMYYNIAVSNGKKAENLKFDYGQAIDLNVLEDKLRELKPEVVSFTHNETSTGVVNDVKAVCEVICKHGAMPLVDGVSIFGGAPLDLSESGAAMYSTATQKSLGLPAGFGIGFVSKEAEEKAAKVTNKGHHHDITKHLDKARKNQTLTTPNTCLVNQMWYQLDRIVNEEGIENRFARHAAMRGQVEQWVAGIDGYEMFAAEGYRSPTLSTVRCPKGVTLAQLKNGVKEGLRDEGYLMDPGYGKMNAALEEAGRGLVFRVGHMGDITPEMLAEYLDKLEVELKKL, encoded by the coding sequence ATGAGCAAGCCGAATTTTGCGCCTTTGAAACTGTTCATCACCGGGCCGACCTACATACGGCAGGACGTCAAGGAAGCGGCCCTGTTGCCCGAATTCGGGCACCGGGATACGGAGAACGACCTGCGCTGCGTACCCATCCGCGAGAATCTGCGCAAGCTCGCCGGGTGCGGGGATGACTTTGAGCCGATCCTCTGCCTTGGCTCCGGTTCCACCGCCATGGAGACCTCTGTCCGCTCCCTGGTGGCCGACGGGGAAACCATCCTGAACGTTTCCGTGGGGGCGTTCGGCGACATGTACTACAACATCGCCGTCAGCAACGGGAAAAAGGCCGAGAACCTCAAGTTCGATTACGGCCAGGCCATCGACCTGAACGTGCTGGAAGACAAACTCAGGGAGCTGAAGCCCGAGGTTGTCTCCTTCACCCACAACGAGACCTCCACCGGCGTTGTCAACGACGTTAAGGCCGTGTGCGAAGTCATCTGCAAGCATGGTGCCATGCCCCTGGTGGATGGCGTGTCCATCTTCGGCGGCGCGCCGCTCGATCTGTCCGAATCCGGTGCCGCCATGTATTCCACGGCCACGCAGAAGTCCTTGGGCCTGCCTGCCGGTTTCGGCATCGGCTTCGTCTCGAAAGAGGCCGAGGAAAAGGCCGCGAAGGTGACCAACAAGGGCCATCACCACGACATCACCAAGCATTTGGACAAAGCCCGCAAGAATCAGACCCTGACCACGCCGAACACCTGCCTGGTCAACCAGATGTGGTACCAGCTCGACCGCATCGTGAACGAGGAAGGCATCGAGAACCGCTTCGCCCGTCATGCGGCCATGCGCGGCCAGGTGGAGCAGTGGGTCGCCGGGATCGACGGGTACGAAATGTTCGCCGCCGAGGGCTATCGTTCGCCCACCTTGTCCACGGTGCGTTGCCCCAAGGGCGTGACCCTGGCCCAGCTCAAGAATGGTGTGAAGGAAGGCCTGCGCGACGAAGGGTATCTCATGGACCCGGGCTACGGGAAGATGAACGCCGCCCTGGAGGAAGCCGGGCGCGGACTGGTTTTTCGAGTTGGCCACATGGGCGACATCACGCCTGAAATGCTTGCTGAGTATCTGGATAAGCTCGAGGTGGAGTTGAAAAAACTCTAA
- the mltG gene encoding endolytic transglycosylase MltG: MARFRYFLIATVLLAVLAGLGAGGYKWYKAWQEEQFLKTAPETPGREVLFRVEPGQIFTTIAANLKSEGLITDTHRFYRLAVRTGKGSAVRAGVFRLSTGWVPERVLTELTSSSGVMRRVSVREGLTWWQTGPIIEQAGLGDSDGFARAVADPELLAAYGIKAKDAEGYLFPETYLLTPPKDHPARHMAEVMIQEFFKNAQKVWPAGLPPFKDMHRAVILASLVEKETGDVTERARIAGVFRNRLKRHMLIQCDPTIIYGLGPKFDGNLKRSDLTDRSNAYNTYVHPGLPPGPICSPGLDSLMAAVHPEDHDFLYFVAKGDGSHHFSRTLEEHNQAVRKYQIRRNRSTYRSTKQ; this comes from the coding sequence ATGGCTCGATTCCGTTACTTCCTGATTGCTACGGTTCTGCTGGCGGTACTCGCCGGTCTCGGCGCGGGCGGCTACAAGTGGTACAAGGCGTGGCAGGAGGAGCAATTCCTCAAGACCGCGCCCGAGACCCCGGGCCGCGAAGTCCTGTTCCGCGTGGAACCGGGCCAGATTTTCACCACCATTGCCGCCAACCTCAAAAGCGAAGGGCTGATCACCGACACCCACCGCTTCTACCGGCTGGCTGTTCGCACCGGCAAAGGCTCGGCCGTGCGCGCCGGCGTGTTCAGGCTGTCCACAGGCTGGGTTCCCGAACGCGTTCTGACCGAGCTGACCTCGTCCTCCGGGGTCATGCGAAGGGTCTCCGTGCGCGAGGGGCTGACCTGGTGGCAGACCGGCCCGATCATCGAGCAGGCCGGGTTAGGCGACTCGGACGGTTTCGCCAGGGCCGTGGCCGACCCCGAACTGCTGGCCGCATACGGCATCAAGGCCAAGGATGCGGAGGGCTATCTGTTTCCCGAGACCTACCTGCTCACGCCGCCCAAGGATCACCCGGCCCGGCACATGGCCGAAGTCATGATCCAGGAATTCTTCAAGAACGCGCAGAAAGTATGGCCCGCCGGACTGCCGCCCTTCAAGGACATGCACCGCGCCGTGATCCTCGCCTCCCTGGTCGAGAAGGAGACCGGCGACGTGACCGAACGGGCGCGCATCGCCGGAGTGTTCCGCAACCGGTTGAAACGGCACATGCTCATCCAGTGCGACCCCACCATCATCTACGGGCTTGGGCCGAAGTTCGACGGCAACCTCAAACGAAGCGACCTGACCGACCGGAGCAACGCCTACAACACCTATGTCCATCCCGGCCTTCCCCCGGGCCCCATCTGCTCCCCCGGACTGGATTCGCTCATGGCCGCAGTCCATCCCGAGGATCACGACTTTCTCTATTTCGTGGCCAAAGGCGACGGCTCGCACCATTTCAGCCGGACCCTGGAAGAACACAATCAGGCCGTGCGCAAATATCAGATCAGGCGCAACCGATCCACCTACCGATCGACAAAGCAATGA
- a CDS encoding FAD-binding and (Fe-S)-binding domain-containing protein: protein MAQLGPHISISDEQLITRAFGVVDMEQFQHWPEKVKKLASNLAAELFLVRYNPFIDPELVKTAVERRLNMSRPMLDREFATILTKGIELFWERHENELAFRDDIVSRLKKFMPEDAIGNEPHSRIESATDATDLRMELPMLVLFPEDESQIQGIVRLANEMHFGVIPRGGGTGATGGAIPAEARCVILSLSRFKKIINIDPAERTMTAQSGVITLNAIQAAAKKGLLFTVDPASKAGSSLGGNISENAGGPFAFEYGTTIDNILSYRMVRPDGTLIEVRRKNHPRHKIYPFDTAVFEILDQQGKLLDTVTLNGDEIRGPGLGKDVSNKYLGGLPGVQKEGTDGIITTATFVCYPTLAHSQVLCLEFFGRSMGNAMLVIKDVVNMRDNIREEGDLVKISALEEFGPKYVQAIEYQTKSTQYEGDPISVIIMQLDSDSREALDAACQTVLALAQPYDGVDIFAARDEREAEVFWEDRHKLSAIARRTSGFKINEDVVIPMEVIPQFSEFLEDLNLIYLANIYAATLDKVEDLEGVNPNDKDIKEARERIRAILDREITSNDFSDVEQEAQCRFLFLKLRDTYPKLDREIKALWQELQLKRIVIANHMHAGDGNCHVNLPVNSNDAEMLAAAHEAADTVMTKVLEMGGQVSGEHGIGITKIGFLSDEKIKALSEYRKQVDPNGVFNPGKLTSKTLPSTPFTFSFNRLIHDLDGTALKDKEALMGLLKNIQTCTRCGKCKQVCPMYQPARGLMYHPRNKNIALGALIEGIYYSQIQTGEPAHELMKELRDLMEHCTACGKCQAACPVKIDSAGAALSMRSFLDSKGKSGHPLKQIVLRNLAKNPAQTLPVAAKFLSIGQSIQDKTLGMVPARWLSRIQSPVVKHHTPDMDYHNLSEKLHLEEGSVFKNPNADRDETVLYFPGCGASLFSRPIGMASVYLLLKSGVNVVLPDHHMCCGYPLLASGCEEAYKTNRHRNVQEFLDLLVKTGKAGLKATTLLTACGTCRESLETYDFSSELADPLKHLDVVQFLMERLPAVRQTEAVLYHSACHMEWTGVPKLKAPEMYRAALSKITGTDVDLSPGCCGESGMGAMTSPAIYNRLRERKQEQLRDDLGLDRKRPIVVGCPSCKIGIKRSMLQMKRPNRVLHAVEYLAECVGGPKWEKELVKLLETVERKGA, encoded by the coding sequence ATGGCCCAGCTTGGACCCCATATATCGATTTCCGACGAACAGCTCATCACCCGCGCCTTCGGGGTGGTGGACATGGAACAGTTTCAGCACTGGCCCGAAAAGGTCAAGAAGCTTGCCTCGAACCTGGCCGCCGAACTTTTTCTGGTGCGCTACAACCCGTTCATCGACCCCGAACTGGTCAAGACCGCCGTGGAACGACGGCTGAACATGTCCCGGCCCATGCTGGACCGCGAGTTCGCCACCATCCTGACCAAAGGCATCGAACTGTTCTGGGAGCGCCACGAGAACGAACTGGCCTTCCGCGACGACATCGTCTCGCGTCTGAAGAAGTTCATGCCCGAGGACGCCATCGGCAACGAGCCGCACTCGCGCATCGAGTCGGCAACCGACGCCACCGACCTGCGCATGGAACTGCCCATGCTCGTGCTTTTCCCCGAGGACGAGTCCCAGATTCAGGGCATCGTCCGGTTGGCCAACGAGATGCACTTCGGCGTCATCCCGCGCGGCGGCGGCACGGGCGCGACCGGCGGGGCCATCCCGGCCGAGGCGCGCTGCGTGATCCTGTCGCTCTCCCGCTTCAAGAAGATTATCAACATCGACCCGGCCGAACGGACCATGACCGCCCAGTCCGGCGTGATCACCCTGAACGCCATCCAGGCCGCCGCCAAGAAAGGGCTGCTCTTCACCGTTGACCCGGCCTCCAAGGCGGGTTCCTCGCTGGGCGGCAATATCTCGGAAAACGCGGGCGGCCCCTTCGCCTTCGAATACGGCACGACCATCGACAACATCCTGAGCTATCGCATGGTCCGGCCCGACGGCACGCTCATCGAAGTCCGCCGCAAGAATCACCCGCGCCACAAGATCTATCCCTTTGACACGGCCGTGTTCGAGATCCTGGACCAGCAGGGCAAACTGCTGGACACCGTGACGCTCAACGGCGACGAAATCCGCGGCCCGGGCCTGGGCAAGGACGTGTCCAACAAGTACCTGGGCGGCCTGCCTGGCGTGCAGAAGGAAGGCACGGACGGAATCATCACCACGGCGACCTTCGTCTGCTACCCCACCCTGGCCCATTCCCAGGTGCTCTGTCTGGAGTTCTTCGGCCGGTCCATGGGCAACGCCATGCTGGTCATCAAGGATGTGGTCAACATGCGTGACAACATCCGCGAGGAAGGCGACCTGGTCAAGATTTCGGCCCTTGAGGAATTCGGCCCCAAATACGTCCAGGCCATCGAGTACCAGACCAAGTCCACCCAATATGAAGGCGACCCCATCTCGGTCATCATCATGCAGTTGGATTCGGACAGCAGGGAGGCCCTGGACGCCGCCTGCCAGACCGTGCTCGCCCTGGCCCAGCCCTATGACGGCGTGGACATCTTCGCCGCCCGCGACGAACGCGAAGCCGAAGTCTTCTGGGAGGACCGCCACAAGCTGTCGGCCATCGCCCGGCGCACCTCGGGATTCAAGATCAACGAGGACGTGGTCATTCCCATGGAGGTCATCCCCCAGTTCTCGGAGTTCCTCGAGGACCTGAACCTCATCTATCTGGCGAACATCTACGCGGCCACCCTGGACAAGGTCGAAGACCTGGAGGGCGTCAATCCGAACGACAAGGATATCAAGGAGGCGCGCGAGCGCATCCGGGCCATCCTGGACCGTGAGATCACCTCCAACGACTTCTCGGACGTGGAGCAGGAAGCCCAATGCCGGTTCCTGTTCCTCAAGCTGCGCGACACCTACCCCAAGCTCGATCGCGAGATCAAAGCCCTGTGGCAGGAGCTGCAGCTCAAGCGCATCGTCATCGCCAACCACATGCACGCAGGCGATGGCAACTGCCACGTCAACCTGCCGGTCAACTCCAACGACGCCGAGATGCTGGCCGCCGCCCACGAGGCCGCGGACACGGTCATGACCAAGGTGCTGGAGATGGGCGGCCAGGTGTCCGGCGAACACGGCATCGGCATCACCAAGATCGGCTTTTTGAGCGACGAAAAGATCAAGGCGCTCAGCGAATACCGCAAACAGGTGGACCCCAATGGGGTCTTCAACCCCGGCAAGCTGACCTCCAAGACCCTGCCGAGCACGCCGTTCACCTTCTCCTTCAACCGGCTGATCCATGACCTGGACGGCACGGCGCTCAAGGACAAGGAAGCGCTCATGGGGCTGCTCAAGAACATCCAGACCTGCACCCGCTGCGGCAAGTGCAAACAGGTCTGCCCCATGTATCAGCCAGCGCGCGGCCTGATGTATCACCCGCGCAACAAGAACATCGCGCTGGGTGCGCTCATCGAGGGCATCTACTATTCGCAGATTCAGACGGGCGAGCCCGCCCATGAGCTGATGAAGGAACTGCGCGACCTCATGGAACACTGCACGGCCTGCGGTAAGTGCCAGGCCGCCTGCCCGGTCAAGATCGACTCGGCCGGTGCCGCCCTGTCCATGCGCTCGTTCCTCGACTCCAAGGGCAAGTCCGGCCATCCGCTCAAGCAGATCGTGCTGCGCAATCTGGCCAAGAACCCGGCCCAGACCCTGCCTGTGGCTGCCAAATTCCTGTCCATCGGCCAGTCCATCCAGGACAAGACCCTGGGCATGGTCCCGGCCCGCTGGCTGTCACGCATCCAGTCGCCCGTGGTCAAACACCATACCCCGGACATGGACTACCACAACCTGTCGGAAAAGCTCCATCTCGAAGAGGGTTCGGTGTTCAAGAACCCGAACGCGGACCGCGACGAGACCGTGCTCTACTTCCCGGGTTGCGGCGCTTCGCTCTTCTCCCGGCCCATCGGCATGGCCTCGGTCTACCTGCTGCTCAAGAGCGGTGTGAACGTGGTCCTGCCCGATCACCACATGTGTTGCGGCTACCCGCTGCTCGCCTCGGGCTGCGAAGAGGCCTACAAGACCAACCGGCACCGCAACGTTCAGGAGTTCCTGGACCTGTTGGTCAAGACCGGCAAGGCGGGCCTGAAGGCCACCACCCTGCTCACGGCCTGCGGCACCTGCCGCGAGTCGCTGGAGACCTATGACTTCTCCTCGGAGCTGGCCGACCCGCTCAAACACCTGGATGTTGTCCAGTTCCTCATGGAGCGGCTGCCCGCCGTTCGCCAGACCGAAGCGGTCCTGTACCACTCGGCCTGCCATATGGAGTGGACCGGCGTACCCAAGCTCAAGGCTCCGGAGATGTACCGCGCGGCCCTGTCCAAGATTACCGGCACGGACGTGGACCTCTCTCCTGGCTGCTGCGGCGAGTCCGGAATGGGAGCCATGACCAGCCCGGCCATCTACAACAGGCTGCGCGAGCGCAAGCAGGAACAGCTGCGGGACGACCTCGGTCTCGACCGCAAGCGGCCCATCGTGGTCGGCTGCCCGTCGTGCAAGATCGGCATCAAGCGTTCCATGCTCCAGATGAAGCGGCCCAACCGCGTTCTGCACGCCGTGGAATACCTGGCCGAATGCGTGGGTGGTCCCAAGTGGGAGAAGGAACTTGTCAAACTGCTCGAAACCGTGGAGCGCAAGGGGGCATAG
- a CDS encoding phosphoglycerate dehydrogenase, translating to MRILANDGIVEEAQKYLKQQGFTVEAEKRDEEDLLSEIGSFDALLVRSATKVNRALLEAGVKDGGKLKIVGRGGVGTDNIDLEAAKALGVIVKFAPNGNTNATAEHALGLMFAIARKVPFAHRTLMGGTWHKKRFRGVELFGKTLGIIGCGRIGQAVATKASALGMKVLGYDLYRSIDAPLTYVDTVEELLRKADFVSLHCGGVDPVIREPELALMKDTAYLINASRGRNVSEDALYRALKTGQIAGAALDCYETEPKREGLPFVNKLQELDNIVMSAHLGASTNNATIRTGLEIAEVVTGYLKRGEYGNSVNVGETVEEEGADVYTIFITHEDKPGMFGKFGTLMGEMGVNIRENNSRKLGEQVQTVYMVHAKPDETVRNALSAIQGVNRVTI from the coding sequence ATGCGGATACTTGCCAACGACGGTATCGTGGAAGAAGCGCAGAAGTACTTGAAACAGCAGGGATTCACCGTGGAGGCCGAGAAACGTGACGAGGAGGACCTCCTCTCCGAGATCGGCTCCTTCGACGCCCTGCTTGTGCGATCGGCCACCAAGGTCAACAGGGCCCTGCTGGAGGCCGGAGTGAAGGACGGGGGCAAGCTCAAGATCGTCGGACGTGGCGGGGTGGGCACGGACAATATCGACCTGGAAGCGGCCAAGGCACTGGGCGTGATCGTCAAGTTCGCGCCCAACGGCAACACCAACGCCACGGCGGAGCACGCCCTGGGCCTGATGTTCGCCATCGCCCGCAAGGTGCCGTTTGCCCACCGAACCCTCATGGGCGGCACCTGGCACAAGAAGCGGTTCCGGGGCGTGGAGCTGTTCGGCAAGACGCTCGGCATCATCGGTTGCGGCCGCATAGGCCAGGCCGTGGCGACCAAGGCCTCGGCGCTGGGCATGAAGGTCCTGGGCTACGATCTCTACCGCTCCATCGACGCCCCCCTGACATACGTGGACACCGTCGAGGAGTTGCTGCGCAAGGCCGATTTCGTGTCCCTGCACTGCGGCGGTGTCGATCCGGTCATCAGGGAACCGGAACTCGCACTGATGAAGGACACCGCCTATCTGATCAACGCTTCGCGTGGCAGGAACGTGTCCGAGGACGCCCTGTATCGTGCGCTCAAGACCGGGCAGATAGCGGGCGCGGCGCTCGATTGCTACGAGACCGAACCCAAGCGCGAGGGACTGCCCTTCGTCAACAAGCTCCAGGAGTTGGACAACATCGTCATGTCCGCCCATCTGGGCGCGTCCACCAACAATGCGACCATCCGCACGGGGCTGGAGATCGCCGAGGTGGTCACCGGCTACCTCAAACGCGGAGAGTACGGAAACTCCGTGAACGTGGGCGAGACGGTGGAAGAGGAAGGGGCCGACGTCTACACCATCTTCATCACCCACGAGGACAAGCCGGGCATGTTCGGCAAATTCGGCACCCTCATGGGCGAGATGGGGGTGAATATCCGTGAGAACAATTCCCGCAAGCTCGGTGAGCAGGTCCAGACCGTATACATGGTCCACGCCAAGCCCGATGAAACGGTGCGCAATGCCCTCAGCGCCATTCAGGGCGTGAACCGGGTCACCATCTGA
- a CDS encoding PaaI family thioesterase, whose product MNSQEVQRLFNEKNRFAVHAGVEVTEVSPGAAVCRMAVREEHLNPFGTVNAGAIYTLAETAFGAAANGNGNVALAVNLSIAYLKPATGKELTATASELSAGGHMATYSVRVTDETGKLVADVQAMGYRTKIPLEDV is encoded by the coding sequence ATGAACAGTCAGGAAGTACAACGCCTCTTCAATGAAAAGAACCGGTTCGCCGTTCACGCCGGGGTAGAGGTGACCGAGGTTTCGCCCGGCGCGGCCGTATGCCGAATGGCCGTGCGCGAGGAGCACCTGAACCCCTTTGGCACGGTCAACGCGGGGGCGATCTACACCCTGGCCGAAACCGCTTTCGGCGCGGCCGCCAACGGAAACGGCAACGTCGCCCTGGCCGTCAATCTCTCCATCGCCTACCTCAAGCCCGCCACAGGCAAGGAGCTAACCGCCACGGCCAGCGAACTTTCCGCCGGAGGGCACATGGCCACCTATTCGGTCCGGGTGACGGATGAAACCGGTAAACTCGTTGCCGACGTCCAGGCCATGGGCTACCGAACCAAGATCCCGCTGGAGGACGTCTAG
- a CDS encoding methyl-accepting chemotaxis protein produces MFHGLKLRTKLMIGFGTASFLLLVVVALYQFANTASVRDFDRLLQEQVAISSHARQAEIAMLQCRRNEKDFLLRLDKKYVSTLEANLNRVKEQAAAIEPLATAIGQPELAGKARSVEAAAAEYMAAFQELVAAWERRGLTPDSGLQGTFRDVVHAAESSFERHQVQDLYIDMLFMRRWEKDFHRTGADRYLSRLLDTMDRFEHDLSLKEKSALLDDVAKELAAYRAAFDLFRTSRSEADYQVVRSVAGNVEKLLDSVFVPDVKGLLLMVRRGEKDYLLRGQEKYVHKTHASLEKLVAAFERSGADEKFVNEAVAMTKAYAVSFDALVAEDGRISEITERMRKAVHAIEPLVENLSVEGERLAGERAVEVGTRAAWLARLAMGIGLLAIVLSLVFAVFIVRGVLGQLGTDPMELVRITRLIAEGRLGVRFDGTKDGRSVYGAMRSMVEKLVGVVKDVSEASSSVTTGAEELNATAEVVAEGANQQAAGVEEVSASMEHIVDSIRQNSENAAKTEAMSRQASGDAEEGGRAVGETVEAMREIAEKISIIEEIARQTNLLALNAAIEAARAGEQGKGFAVVAAEVRQLAERSGKAAAEISELSHKSVTVAEKAGGMLAKMVPDILRTSELVQEISASSNEQSNGASQVNSGIQGLDEAIQQNASASEELASTAEELSGQAKQLHFAIGFFDLTDLGGDGGYASPRALPGSSGVAQSDGLERF; encoded by the coding sequence ATGTTCCATGGATTGAAACTCAGAACCAAATTGATGATCGGCTTCGGTACCGCAAGCTTCCTCCTGCTCGTGGTCGTGGCCCTTTACCAATTTGCCAATACAGCGTCGGTACGGGATTTCGACCGGTTGTTGCAAGAGCAGGTGGCGATCAGCTCTCACGCAAGGCAGGCGGAGATCGCCATGCTGCAATGCCGTCGCAATGAAAAGGATTTTCTCCTTCGACTGGACAAGAAATATGTCTCGACGCTTGAGGCCAATCTGAACCGTGTGAAGGAGCAGGCGGCCGCCATCGAGCCGCTGGCCACGGCTATCGGCCAGCCGGAACTGGCGGGCAAGGCCCGGTCCGTTGAGGCTGCGGCCGCCGAATACATGGCCGCTTTTCAGGAGTTGGTCGCTGCCTGGGAGCGCCGCGGGCTGACCCCGGATTCCGGCCTTCAGGGCACGTTCCGGGATGTGGTCCATGCGGCGGAATCCTCTTTCGAGCGGCATCAAGTTCAGGACCTGTACATCGACATGCTCTTCATGCGTCGTTGGGAAAAGGATTTCCATCGTACCGGCGCGGACCGCTACCTGAGCCGCCTGCTCGACACAATGGACCGGTTCGAACACGACCTGAGCCTCAAGGAAAAGAGTGCGCTGCTTGATGATGTGGCCAAGGAGTTGGCCGCGTATCGGGCCGCCTTCGATCTCTTCCGCACGAGCCGTTCCGAAGCCGATTACCAGGTTGTCCGCTCCGTGGCCGGGAACGTGGAGAAGCTCCTGGATTCCGTGTTCGTGCCTGACGTCAAGGGGCTCCTGCTCATGGTCCGTCGTGGTGAAAAGGATTACCTGCTGCGCGGACAGGAAAAATACGTGCACAAGACCCACGCCAGCCTGGAGAAGCTCGTTGCCGCCTTTGAACGGTCCGGTGCGGACGAAAAGTTCGTGAACGAGGCCGTTGCCATGACCAAGGCGTATGCGGTGTCTTTTGATGCGCTGGTGGCCGAGGATGGACGTATCAGCGAAATCACCGAGCGGATGCGCAAGGCCGTCCACGCCATCGAGCCGCTGGTGGAGAATCTTTCCGTGGAAGGTGAGCGGCTGGCCGGTGAGCGTGCCGTGGAAGTCGGGACTCGTGCGGCCTGGCTGGCCCGGCTGGCCATGGGCATCGGACTGCTGGCCATTGTGCTGAGCCTGGTGTTTGCCGTGTTCATCGTGCGGGGCGTGCTCGGTCAACTCGGTACTGACCCCATGGAGCTGGTGCGCATCACGCGACTCATCGCGGAGGGCCGACTCGGCGTACGGTTCGATGGGACAAAGGACGGCAGATCGGTCTACGGGGCCATGCGGTCCATGGTCGAAAAGCTGGTCGGTGTGGTCAAAGACGTTTCCGAGGCGTCTTCAAGCGTGACCACCGGGGCCGAGGAACTGAACGCCACGGCCGAGGTCGTGGCCGAGGGGGCCAATCAGCAGGCTGCCGGAGTGGAAGAGGTTTCGGCCAGCATGGAGCACATTGTGGACTCCATCAGGCAGAACTCCGAGAACGCGGCCAAGACCGAGGCCATGTCGCGGCAGGCCAGCGGCGACGCCGAGGAGGGCGGTCGGGCCGTGGGCGAGACCGTGGAGGCCATGCGCGAAATCGCGGAGAAGATATCCATCATCGAGGAGATCGCCAGGCAAACCAATCTGCTGGCCTTGAACGCGGCCATCGAGGCTGCCAGGGCGGGCGAGCAGGGCAAGGGGTTTGCCGTGGTCGCGGCCGAAGTCCGCCAACTGGCAGAGCGCAGCGGAAAGGCTGCCGCCGAGATCAGCGAATTATCCCACAAGTCCGTGACCGTGGCCGAAAAGGCCGGGGGCATGTTGGCAAAAATGGTTCCGGATATCCTGCGAACCTCGGAGCTGGTTCAGGAGATTTCGGCGTCCAGCAATGAGCAGTCCAATGGAGCAAGCCAGGTGAACAGCGGGATTCAGGGGTTGGATGAGGCCATCCAGCAGAACGCTTCGGCCTCCGAGGAACTGGCTTCCACCGCCGAGGAATTGTCGGGGCAGGCCAAGCAGTTGCATTTTGCCATCGGCTTCTTCGATTTGACGGATTTGGGTGGGGACGGCGGGTACGCGTCCCCCAGGGCGCTGCCCGGCTCTTCGGGGGTTGCGCAGAGCGATGGCCTTGAACGGTTCTGA
- the ruvX gene encoding Holliday junction resolvase RuvX, producing MRALGIDFGLKRVGLAVSDRTGTLVSPFKTIERTSRQALFDELTGIIHDEAIEAVVVGLPLALNGEDTLTTRQARNFAQSLERRIDKPVHLMDERLTSAQAEEELNAAGLYGAKRKAALDSQAAVVILRSWLDSVTS from the coding sequence ATGCGCGCGCTCGGCATCGATTTCGGTCTCAAACGCGTGGGATTGGCCGTCAGTGACAGGACCGGCACCCTGGTTTCGCCGTTCAAGACCATCGAACGAACTTCCCGGCAGGCTCTCTTTGACGAACTGACCGGAATCATTCATGATGAAGCCATCGAAGCCGTTGTGGTCGGTTTGCCGCTCGCTCTGAACGGCGAGGACACCCTGACCACCCGGCAGGCCCGCAATTTCGCGCAGAGCCTGGAACGGAGGATCGACAAGCCCGTCCATCTCATGGACGAACGGCTGACCTCGGCCCAGGCCGAAGAGGAACTCAACGCCGCCGGACTATACGGCGCCAAACGCAAGGCAGCCCTGGACAGCCAGGCCGCCGTGGTCATCCTTCGCTCATGGCTCGATTCCGTTACTTCCTGA
- a CDS encoding DUF3298 domain-containing protein, with amino-acid sequence MPRTLTLLTVLFLLLGASPLQAAPPCTPPVLAAVSIKEQTSGFKVDAEYPALCSDAPTRTVRDYVSRTVHEFKKTDPDHDLRFFPHPYELITRYAVWSAHNARYASVKLHVMAYTGGAHPNNWPMTWVFDMTDGKEITLERLFPDRKSALSKVSGMCREVLSASLGDMLLPDMLEAGLAPTDENFRRFVLTDEGVAFFFGPYQVAPYAAGEQVVTIPYDHLAGLMAPDIVTATGIQ; translated from the coding sequence ATGCCCAGGACTCTGACGCTGCTGACCGTTCTTTTCCTGCTGCTCGGCGCGTCACCGCTCCAGGCCGCCCCGCCCTGCACCCCGCCGGTCCTCGCCGCGGTGTCGATCAAGGAACAGACGTCCGGTTTCAAGGTGGACGCCGAATACCCGGCGCTCTGCTCGGATGCGCCCACCCGCACGGTGCGCGACTACGTGTCCCGGACCGTCCACGAATTCAAGAAGACCGATCCGGACCACGATCTACGTTTTTTCCCCCACCCCTATGAACTGATCACCCGCTACGCGGTCTGGTCTGCGCACAACGCCCGATACGCCTCGGTCAAGCTGCATGTCATGGCCTACACCGGCGGAGCTCATCCGAACAACTGGCCCATGACCTGGGTCTTCGACATGACCGATGGTAAGGAGATCACCCTGGAAAGGCTCTTCCCGGACCGCAAATCAGCCCTGAGCAAGGTGTCCGGTATGTGCCGGGAGGTGCTGTCCGCTTCGTTGGGAGACATGCTCCTACCGGACATGCTCGAGGCGGGCCTGGCTCCCACGGATGAAAACTTTCGGCGATTTGTTCTGACCGACGAAGGCGTGGCCTTTTTCTTCGGCCCCTATCAGGTGGCCCCCTACGCAGCAGGCGAACAGGTCGTGACCATCCCCTACGACCATCTGGCCGGACTCATGGCCCCGGACATCGTGACAGCTACCGGTATCCAGTGA
- a CDS encoding YqaE/Pmp3 family membrane protein, with product MEILRIIISILLPPLGAFLKVGLGLQFWVNLLLTLLGYFPGLVHVIWLLSRR from the coding sequence ATGGAAATTCTACGCATCATCATCTCCATCCTCCTCCCCCCGCTTGGCGCTTTTCTCAAGGTCGGACTCGGGCTGCAATTCTGGGTCAACCTGCTCCTGACCCTGCTCGGCTACTTCCCCGGGCTGGTGCACGTCATCTGGCTGCTTTCCAGGCGATAA